Part of the Sulfuricurvum kujiense DSM 16994 genome, TGTAACCGCTCATATAACGGACACATAAACCCGCTCCCCGCAACGCGGTAAGGGCAAAATGGGCAAAATCCTGACAAACCCCTTTTTTTTCGGCGAATACCCGCTCAACCGGAGTACTGAGATCGCTAAAACCGCTTACAAACGAGAAATCAGTAAATATCCGTTCCATAAACTCCATAATTCCCTCATACAAAGAGCGCTCCGGCTTGATGGAGTGCAGAACATACTGCAAAATCTCAGCGGAGGCGATAGGGAGCAGCGGACTTTTAAGCGCGAACTGTTTGGCTTCGATAATCTCAGGGGTAAGAAACATCATCCTCTCCTGTGCCTGCGCGTACGTAAGCGAAGCGGCTCTCTGGCGATTTTCCTGAAGCCGCTCTATCGCGTTAAAATCGATTTCTACCCTCGACTGAGCCGCAACGTTCAAAACGGTATGCGGCTCGCGCACCAGCAGATGATGCAGATGATTTCCGAAAAAATCGTCATACCCTTCAATCTCTGCCGCAATCGGCTCGATCGTGAGATCAAAATTGAGCACTTTTTGGGTAGCGGTATTTCGCGGCTGCAAACGGATAAGGTTATGGCTGAACCCGACTTCATGCTGATAAATGAATCGGGTGCTGTGATAAACGGTATATATCATCGGTTACTCGTCATAATGGGCAAAATAGGTTTTGGACAACTCCGAAGAGGCCAACAACAGCTTGGCCGAGAGTTCGGAGAGGAGCGAATCGAGTTCGCTTCGAATATATTCATTAGCGCCTAACGAACAAAGGGTATCGATTTTACTGAGCCGCAACATTGAAAAGACTTCAAAAATAGGCTCTTCATAGCGGCTTAGATAGGTGGCATTTTTAAATTTCGGCAGTTGAGGGAGGATTTTCATCAATCCATCCACCTCGCTGATCAACGATTTCGGGAAATTTATATCGAGAAGCAAAAACT contains:
- a CDS encoding transglutaminase family protein, encoding MIYTVYHSTRFIYQHEVGFSHNLIRLQPRNTATQKVLNFDLTIEPIAAEIEGYDDFFGNHLHHLLVREPHTVLNVAAQSRVEIDFNAIERLQENRQRAASLTYAQAQERMMFLTPEIIEAKQFALKSPLLPIASAEILQYVLHSIKPERSLYEGIMEFMERIFTDFSFVSGFSDLSTPVERVFAEKKGVCQDFAHFALTALRGAGLCVRYMSGYIETNPQEGSEKLFGSDASHAWIGVFFPGFGWFEFDPTNNLVPIDQHILLGYGRDYSDISPMQGVVVGSGSSHLGVMVDVSRE